The Panthera tigris isolate Pti1 chromosome A1, P.tigris_Pti1_mat1.1, whole genome shotgun sequence region ATCAGCACCGCAGGCATTAAAGGCATGTGTGGAGAATGAGGAAGGCCACAGGGAAGAAGCCAAGAAGCAAGGGGTCAAGACTGCTGTGACACATCACTCCCCATATAGTTAAGGGGTCCTGTGACCTCTTGGAGGTTCGTTAACTTGTTTTGTTTCCACACGAAGTGGCCAATAAGAGTGCATGAGCCTAAATGCCAACGTTTCCCCGGTCCTGATCCTTTCCCACAATCTCGCCAGGAGAACGGATACGATGTGCATTCCTTATTACTTGCCTGACCCAAATATTTACCTATCCTAGGTACACGGACACTATTTCTAAAAAGAGCACTTTGCCCAACCAATCATCATGGGAAGAGTGGGTCAACAGAGTGAGGTGATGGGAGCGTTGTCTTTCAAGAGAATCAGATCATTGATCAGCACCTTCGTTAATATTGGAAGCTTTCATATTTTCCCCGtctgtataaaaatatacaacatatGAGCCGCCAGCCACCTGGCCTCAGAGAGAATAGTGACACGAGGCTTCCGTCATCCTCTCACCAGGAAGGCTCGTGACATGAGGCAGAGGAACCCACAGACGGCATGGCTAGCTGTTAGGACATGACActctcttaaatatagagaagacaCTGGCCCCACAACCTGAAGGAGGAGAAACTCAAGAAGGGCAGTAGGCTCTGCAAGACGAACTGAATCGTGACTAATCCCAGCGAGGTGGCAACCGGGACAGACCTAAAGGAGTTATTGTGTTTTTCATGACATGTTTGGCTTAGAAAAGCACACGTACAAAGATAGAAGGAAGGGCACAGCACCAAGGACAAGCTGAGAAGAGTGACACATTTCTGTGAGAACAGTGCCTGACTTGAGCTGAGgcttgcaggggaaaaaaaaaaaaaaaaggtaagttagcaaaaaaaaaaaaaaaagaaaaaattaaaggtggGTTAGTGGATTATTTTTAGTTACGATTAAAAAAGAGATGAAGCCCATTACTTAGGGATCATGGTAACATGTTAACCAACTCCTAACTAGCCTCTCCATAAAAGCAACGCGGTCTTGACGACAAGGATTTAAAGAAGCGACACCGGGAGAGAACAGGCTGTGAAGACAGGGGGGGTGTGGCATGCTAGTAAGTGCTGTGTCCTCTTAGCCACTTTAAATCCACGTCTCTGGGCCCTGCGGGCTCCCATTCCAGCCCCCTGATAGATCTCCCATCCCAGAAAGGATAACAGAGCCAATGTACCTGATCCCTGAGAAAACGAATGGAGACTGGGAGGGTTCCAAGAGACTGCTGTCAGCAGATGTCCCAATTTACCcggaagttggggggggggcggggggaggagatACAGTTCCTACTATATAGACGGATAGCCTGGCAAGATTTTAATTAAAGTGTAACTTAGGGAAGGTTTTCAAGCCCTTTGAAAAGGGTGGATATTGAGAACTAACACCGGTTTGAGAAAAACAGACCAAATCACTTTATCGACTTAACCCCCTCCATGTGCTACCTCACGGTGCAGACTGGGGAGGGCACCGGTTAATATGTATCTGGAcgccaaaaaagaaaacaatactggCTCTGTACCTTTGTAGTCCCTGACAACACGGGCTGCGTGATGACTCACAGGTCCTTGCCACTGGGCTTTGGCCATTCTTGAGCCCGGCCGCTATCTCAAGTCTATGTGCCTTTGTCACGTAGTAATCTCTCATGTGGAACGACCTTTCCTTTGTCTGGCTGTTTGTCCTTCAAAACTCACCACAAATggcacctcctctgggaagctttCTCTTCTGCTCAGTATGACTGAGAAGTCCCCACTATGGTCTGATTGTGTTCTCCCATATCCACGTGCTGGAATCCTGATGTCCAATGTGATGGTGGTAGAAGGTGGGAGCTTTGGGAgctgattaggtcatgagggtggagacctcatgaatgggatcagtgctcttataaaagagaccccacagagctccctaccctttctgccatgtgaggatacaatatGAAGATATGAGGAGAGGTCTGCGACCGGAAAAAGGGTCCTCACCAGACCAGGCTGGCACCCTAATCTgatttccaacctccagaactgtgagcagtAAATTTCTGCTACTTCTAAGCCACCTAGCccgtggtattttgttatagcagcctgagcaggCTAACACAGTCCCTTATCCGTGCCCACCAAGCACTCTGGGCACTCTGCTATCATAGAACTCTTGCCCTAGGTACAACTGACAGCTTCCTTATCTGCCTCTCCCGTTGCCTGCAGCCTCCTGAAAGTGGTTGTTCCAAAGCctggcacagtgccaggcacacagcgGACCCCGCCAAGCCCCCAAGACACAACGATTGTTTGTACAAGTTTTGCAGAGAGGTTCAAAGTCAACCTGGAGGGAGTTGTCTCGAATTGTGTTCCATGGGCTTCTCCAAGTCTAGACTTTATCAGTGACTTGGAGGTACAGTATACTTTCCGAGACTATGAAGCTGGCAAAGAAAGATGATTAGATAGGAGGCTCAAGGTTCAAGATCTAACAATCTACAGGCTGGCCATAAGGCCTGAAAGGGCAGATCACCTTTTcacatagatttatttttcttgatttttgtatGGCTTGCTAAAGGCACATGgttttttgttcgttttgtttttggGTGAAAATCAGAGACCAATCATCTGAGGCAACGCACGGCAGACGAATATGCAGGCAGTGATGGAAATGCTGCATTCATGCACCATATTCCTCGGAATTTTGTACAGCGTTCTGAACTACGCATCGCTGATGAAAGCGATACGCTGACCATATCATATGTCACTGACCATATCGTACATGATAATGCAATTTCGGCAAGCCATTTACTATGTATGTTCTTCTGTATTTCTAGACTTTGTGGCTATGCTATAAAAAGACAACTGACAAccaacaataaaattttaatagaaatattcatGAAGCTTTATATTAGGTCTCAAGAAAGTCAGCTGGATATCTATAGTATGGGGAACATCTTGCTgtactcatccatccacccatccgtgAATCCATTCAGCCAACCACACTGAGCACTCGCTATATGCTAAATACTTGTAAGAATCTACCGGTTTAGTGGAAAATAAACATTCCCTTCCCTGAGCTTATGTCCCAGCAGTgggaaatatataataaagaagcAAAGTAAATAATGTCATACGTTGATGAGGgtcatgaacaaaataaacaacgTGTGATGGGGTAAGGGACAGCTCTGGATTGGGGGGAGGTATGTACATGCTTCTCTGAAGCTTGTAGAGCACTTATGTTAAGGAGAGTTTGGAGGGGCCAGGCTATCCTTTAGCTCGATGTGAGTCTAGGATGTGCTGTGACTGctgaaaataaactgaagctTGGGTCACATTAATAGAAGCAGAGTGATGGGATCAAGGGCAGTGGCAATCCTAATGCCTCTGTAGCAGTCACACCCCTTCTAGACCAACTTCTACAGCTGCAAATGTTGTATACTTTAAGACACTCATGGAGTGTACCCAGAAGAGGGGTCTAGAAACCACATCTTTTGAGGCTAGGTTGAGAGAAGTAGGGAGAAGTTGAGAGAAGTAGTTTGCGGAATTTaaactcatctttaaaatatccGAAGAGTCAAGATGATTCAAGATGTTCAGAAGAGAATGAGTCCATGCCTTGTGGTTTTAGGAGTTCGCACCTGAACTACTGAAAAGATAGTTCAGTGTAGTTCAAAAGGTGCAAGAGGTCTTTAACATAACTAGAGCTGTACAGAAATGGGATAGGCGTTTTGAAGAAGTGAGCCCTCCACCCTCAGAAGTATTCCAGTAGAGGTTGGCTAAACTCTGTTAAAGAAGAGGGATTCCCTGTATTGGGTAAAATATTCCCTTCGAGTCACATCCTTGGGAATGGGGTGCGCAGTTTTGCTTCTTCGAGTGAGAGATCTCGGGAACCTCGGAAGGCCTGCCTTGTTAGAAGTAGCCCCACTATTCCTCACTTACCACTATCTTAGAGACCCAACCCATGGGGACCAGGAATTACAAGACTCCCAGTAACCAAATTCAACTAGAGACAACTGCATGATCCTTTGCTCAAGCCTCCCCTGTGTGCGCACATGTTTGCACGTGAGTGTAAGCAAAGCTCTCTGAACTTGGCCACCTTTCAGTGTGAGGTGACTGTACCTTGAGGCTCAGGTCAAAGGCTCAGTTCTATTTATGAGTTCTGTAGAGTTTCCTCTGAGAAAGGCATAaagcctctccctttctctgcaatCTGGATCTACCTTGGGTAGACAGACAGGTGTTCCACTTTCTGTTCTAAATGCCCTTTTTAGGCTGTGTTTTACTGAACTCTAAAGTGTAAACAGCCAGTTTAATTGCTCAGTGTAATCATTTTATGATTATGATTTGATAGGATATCAATTTTGTCTCTACTCATATTTGCTCTACTGGACTAGAGACCAAATCAAAACCCATTAAGATGAAGGCTTCAGGCAGAGATTAACTTGAATCCCagaacaatgtgtgtgtgtgtgtgtgtgtgtgtgtgtgtgtgtgtatatacttttttttttttttgtctattttcttgtGAATAAAACCTGTGTTTTTGAAGGACAGAGGACAGCATGGTCTATGAAGTCAGCGAAAAACCCATACCTGAGCcacagacaacaaaaacaaacagtgcCAACAGCCATGGTCCCACAGGATATTTCTCTTCTTGCGGCCTCTGAAAGGGAATGGGGTAAAGTAAGATTaggttcattcattcaggaaacatttGTGGGGTACTACTAGACCCTACTAAAGATTGGGAATACCACGATGGGTGAGATGGATCCATTCTCAATGCCCAATGGGCAGGGAATAGCTGAATAAAGCCAATTGTGAAGGATCCAGATAGGtgtgaaaaaaattaaccaatAACCTTATTTATACTCTTATAACTCAGCGCACTTGGCACCCTTAAGTATTCTAGGGACAGATGGGGTATAAGTCCCAACTGATACAGTGATTTGGGAGTCCCAAATGAGAGTCCTAATAATTGCTTCCATTTGTTGAAGGCACACTGGATGCCAGGCTCTATCCTAGGCAATCTACAACCACTCTTTCCACCACTCACAACTCCATGCCAGGCAAGTGTTATCAACTCCATTTTGTGGTTGGGAAACTGACACCCAGAGTTTGTGAATTTGATCAAGGGCTGGGATTCAAATTTAGACTTGCCTCATTACAGAGCCTGGGTGGTTTCCACTAACAGAATCATCTTAAATTCCCGAATCTGTggattccaaataaggtcacagaaCAGCCATTTTCTCAAAACCTTCCACACGCCAAGAACATGGGGAAGGTGAGTGCTGTGGAAATTCTCAGAATGGCGGAAGCACCACAGCAACGGTGAGCGCGTATGCAAAGGAAGCAGCATTTTGTAATGAGAAAAGTTCCTCAACCCAAATGAAGCTTACACTTTGAAGaaatctcttccttccctggggAGCAGAATGGCACTACTGTGCCCACATGAACCCAGTCCCTGCACACCTCCTGCTCCCCTCAAACTAAAAACACAGACGTAATAAGAACAACCATCCACAACCCCTCTAGGTCTATTTGCAGGTATGGCTTGGTCCTTAAAATCAAACcgatgggggtgtctgggtggctcagtcatttaagcgtagAACTTCAGCttggtcacgatcttacggtttttgggttcgagccccgcgtcgagctctgtgctgacagctcagagcctggagcctgcttcagattctgtgtctccctctccgtctgcccctccccttctcgcactctgtctctcactctctcatgaataagtaaacatttaaaaaaatcaaatcgatcaaggaaaaacttttttttttttgagagaggcatCCAAAAAAATAGCGATCTTCTCCAATAAAAAGGGAGATGTTAGAGTGAGGAAAATAACTCACTAACATTCCCTCACGTGTGTGAGCCAGAAATAGGCTGTTACCCATGTCAATACaagaattcattttattataaataaggcAACAATTTTTCGGTTCTCAGCTTACCTGTTACTTTCTGAGACAGCCTTCTCTCTTCTACCTCAAGTGGGTTCCCTTACCACTTAAATCGCCATGTATGTTTTCTTCACAGCATTTATCCCAGTTTGTATCTCATGTTTATTCTCATGATAACGTGtctactgtctgtctctccacTGGACCCTACCCTACCAGGGCAGGCACTGTGTCTCTTTCACGTGTCAACGTATATagcaatgcctggcacaggacttaaacatagtaggtgctcaataagcgTTCACTGAAGAATGAATAAGCACACAAACGTCATTAAATATGGCTTCTTAGGTCAAGCAGAGTAAAGACGGGATCTAGGAAGGATACTACCTTTTTTGTAAATACTTCCTAATTGGTGATAGGGTTATCCCTGACTCTCTCCATACCAGAGTAGAGATTAAAGTGTTAGTGGCAGGCAGACTCCAAGGATTAAAACCCTTCAATTCTCTGTCCTCGACGAGCTTGTTTCCACCACCACGCCTGCACAAACAAATCGCACTGCAAGGGAATAGGTGCCCGCTCTTGACCAGACAAGGACAAAATCAGTCTTACATAACTGCGTAAGATAACTTGAACCAGTGTTGTCACTGTGTCATTCTTTGGCACCTAACGCCAGGTCAAGGCCAGATCACGTAAATAACAGAGATATCAAATAAAGTTACCTGAACAGAGTGCGGCACTCACCCCGTCCCCACCCTCTTTCACTAACTTCCTAACCCATCTGTCACGGTTGACCAGAAACCAGTTCTGTTGCTGTCATCCCACTAACGCTGTATAAAAAGCTCATTGATCTCCAGCAAAGCCAACAAGTGAATTCAGGAGCCTGTAAATGAATTACTGGCCTGGTGCAGATAGCAGTGGAgtccattatttttcctttgcagaaaaacacaaattaacaaCGTGCAGAGCTTGGACTATGTAATACAAAAATCTGTTTGATGGCATTTTCCAGTGACTCGATATGATCTGGGGACTTTCAGAGCTCAAGAACAccaatatatcctttttttttgagagctctGAATTCCTGTTTTGGAAGCGGTACCCAGCACAATCCCTTTGGGGCAATTCACCTAAGCCTGAATCTATCGCTGGTAAAGGTAAGAAAAGCAGCAGAATCTTGCAAATGACATGGTTCATTTCAAATAGGAGTATGTTACTTCCCTCATAATGTCAGGGGCTCGTTCCCCCCATGATTATATACTAGCAGGGTAACTCAGAACTCTGAACTTTAAATCCCCTTCATTCTGGAGAAGTTACTACCGTATAATCACAAAATgattacttctttgttttttggatataTCTGCTATCTGGGAGAATAATATCGATTTACTCCATAGCTATTAGCTAATGAAATACTGAAGCATCTGCATACAATTGAAGGGGTTTATTTCTGACTGCTTATGCTGACTTTTTAGTTCGAATCTGTTCATATGTTCCCAATTTCCTCCCAAACAAGTTATCTCTTGCAAGTTACTTCTTTCAAAGTATAATTGGGTTTGACCTGTAATTAGGAAAATGAGATTTAGGGCTTAAagtactttggttttctttttggatGCTGGCCTATTTACAATAAAGTTAACCAAAAGGCTCTCCTAGCCAactgaaaataaacatacatCATGGCTTGGTTTGGGAGCCTTTCATTACAAATGTAGTAGGGCCGTTTGAACATCCTCACAGGTACCAGGCACTTCTGAAGGGCCCCAAGCCATGGTATATCCGAACCTATTAAAATTCACTCACACCATAGATTAAACATTCGTCCTAATGTAGCTTTGAAAGTTGAGTTGAGTTGAAATGAGAGTAACTACATTTcctagatatttaaatattttcctccaatttttaaattttcttttcttattttgaagcCACTaactccccctctcccctcccccaggtctcAAACACCTTTTAATGGTCTTGAAAAGCTAAAGGTGGCTGACCTTGAGTTCACCAAGCCGGGATGGATAACTTAGCTTTGCAAATCAGTTACCGTGTTGCTACTTTTGCAGTGGGATATGTTGTCAACTGAGTTTAGTTCATAACTGTTAGTTCTGTAGTTTCTTAGTTCATTCAAAAGAACCACACAAATGGAGATTTTCAGTACCTCAGCTAGTCTGTATGATATCTAGGAAGAAGTGACCTCCTAGGGATATAAAACCCTAAGTGCTTTAACACCGATTAAAATTTGTTTCTCAAGGTCAATTTGGACAGCAAGGTTTGTTTTTCTgagtaaaaagaaataggaaaaatagatCTATGTGAAAAATGGTTCCAATTCTATGGTATATTAGCATGTTACTGTTCAGTCACAACTAAATGATCTAACTCCCAATGAGAGAATTTCCAGCATAAGTTAAGCCTGGGACTGTGGATAAAGCTCTGAGTAGAACAGACTTTGATCCTAAGATTTCTCTGCCGTGGTACTACTCAGTTTTGCAAGAATTCTGGTGTGATCATTGCAGCTCTAGCTTTTTGCTCAGTTACTCAAACCAGGATCATTTCTTTGGCTAAAAGGAAGTGCCTCATCAGGTCTGCGAGCTTTTCCAGCCAAACCCAAAGCTTCAGCTGGACTTCACTTAAGTGTCTGGGGTAACAGATTCCAGGCATCTTGGCTCACAGACTTGGAGACCAACACTGCCCAACAACTCATCCCAGGCATGCCTCTGAGTGTCCAAAATCACGGACCTGGCATTTTCTCTTGAAGACATTCTGCTTTGCTAAAACTAACCCTGGTGCATAAGGCACAGATTTTACTTTAAAGTCCAGTTACAAAGCTTTAGTCTCCAAAGTTCTGGATCATACCATCAGGATGAGTCAGAATTTACAGGGTGAACAAGAGTAATGTTGCATTTAAACTTCAGCCCGGTAGCGAGAGGCCTCCCTGGAGAAGAGGattgggagagaaaggaggatggAGGGAAACATGGGTCTGAACCTCATTTTGCACTTTGCGCCCCTCCAACTTATTCAGCGCCATAACAAAGAGGCTGGAGGGGAAACCTTATCCTGGTGTCTGTTGAGGGTGGAGGCCAGGAGTCGGAGCTTGGAAGGGGGTGATGATAGGAGGCCTCCATTtacctgctcattcattcatcgAACGTTCTAGCACCTACTGGGTTCCGGGTCCTGTGTCACGCAGTTGGTTTAACTGTTCCTGAAGGATGGGACTTTCCGTTTTTCCCGGAGACAAAGGCCCAGTTCTCTCCTGGGGAGGCTCTCCCGCGCCTCCGTGGTAGCCCCGGCGGCCACCCCCTGAGGGGCCACCACCGACCCGGCCCTCGCCGCCCGCCAGGGCTCCGCCAGGTCCGCGCCCCAGAGCCCGGCACTCGGCGCCCACTCTGCGGGACCCCGCGGGAGGGGcgggcccgggcccgggcccgggccgGGGAGCGGGGAGCGGGGAGGCCGGGCCCCGCGCCCGCCAcccgcccgccggccccgccccgcccccgccggccctGCCCCGCTCGGCCCGGCCGGCGCCGCCCCCGCCTTACCAGGGTTTTGGCTACGTTCCCCCTCTGGGTGATGTTTTTGCTGTGCTTCTCGTTGGCCATCCGGATCCGCTGTTTGGCCACCATGGCTTGGGCGCTAGGCAATGCCCTCGAGTCCCACCTGCAAGAATCCCCCCGCGTTAGCCCCCCGACCCGGCCGCGCGCGTCCCGCCGGCTGCGGGCGCTGCAGGTGGCAAGGCGCGGCCCCCGAGCCCCGCGCACCCCGCTCCCCAGCCCCCAACGAGCCGGCTCCAGAGAGAGGCCAGAGCCCGGACGGAAGTAATCTTTCATCTCAGGAAACCCTCTCCTACTTCCTCGCCATCCTTCCGGTCCCCCCTGCTACCTAACCAGCGCGGCCCCGAGGCTGGCGCTGCCGCGCGTCCTCCCCGCGCTGGGCGGCCGGAGCGCAGCGCGCGGAGCCGCTCCGCCCGGGGCCCCTGCCGGCTCGGGATCCAGCGGCCGAACGCTGCGGGGCCGAGGGTTACGGCGGCCGCCGGCTTTGTGCGCTCATAGGGGCCGGGGGCGCAGCCGCTCTGGGGCTCCGCGGCCGGGGACCCGCCGGCGCCCGGGGCCGGGATAGGGGCGGCCGCGCTTTAAGCCAGTCTGCCTTGCACCACTACCCCCTGTCCGAGGGCCGGATTGGAGGCAGCGGCCGgcgggcctggggggggggcggggggggggtctcaaAAGACAAGTGGAATGAGGGCGAGTCCCGGCCCACGCTGTTGGGGGACAGTTTAAAGAACCTCCCCTTCAGGGGTCTGGGGAAGAGCCCTGGGCGAGGGAAGCCCACCGCAGGACCCTTCTCAAGTACTGCGGAAAGGGCTGGAACTCCCCAAGGATGCGGATAAGTGGGTGCGAGGATGGAGTGGGCTCGGTCATCTTGCCTTGGTAGCTGAGGGCCTTCCATGGAACACTGGCAGCAACCGTCAGCATCTGAGTGGAGGAAGGTCCTAGGCCTGCAGCCCAGCCAGATGTGGCGGTCACTACCCTAAAGTGGACGGATTTGACCGGCTTAGGCTCCCCACCTGCCTGGAGCAGTTTGGCCCTCCTCCAGCCACCCGCGTCCCAAGGGCTCGGAACTGGGAGCTTCCCTGCAGCGGAGGGATAAAAACTGAAGTGTATGTGACCCACAGACGTTGGTGTTCGGGCCCTACAGATTGCCTGGTcggctgtgggggcagggggaaagggaTTCAGTCCCTCACTTTTCCTTGTGCCGCATGAACCGAGGTGAGCTCTTAGAAGCTCAGAAGCGTTGAGGAAAACGGGGAAAGTCAGCCTGGAAGGTCCGGGGCAGCAGGAAGCGGTGGGAAGAACGGAGGCATTCGGCTTGGCTTTGGCTCGCGCATCCCAGTGCTTCCCTTGCAGGCATCTGTGGCCGGGCTTCTAAAGGTTTTGTGTGGAGAGAGTGTCCCAGGGTCAGTAGGAATTTAGGGGaagttccttctttcttttaaggGCCCTTTATTAAGCTCATCCTCGCCCTCCTCCCCATTTCTTGTTGTCCCAGCTCTGATACGAGCTGTTTTGGGGGGTTGCTTTCGGCAGCCCAGAAGAAGACAATCTACCTAGCAGTTAGTAAAGTCTGGCCACGACTTTTCTGGCTCTAGAGGTCAGTTGAGTTCGCACACCAGTTCCCGCCAACATCTCCACCATCAGTACAGAACTACAAACCAAGCGGGCCTTTGCATGGGGAGAGAGGGCCGTCCCATCCCCCACCGTGGTGTGAGGCCCAGAAAGTTCCTCTCCCTGACTCACTTTTTACAAATCTTGTCCACATTCCCGCGGAGGAGGCGGAAGGTAAGTCTCCGCCTGAGTTGAGCACAGACCTGGTTCTGGGGACCATTAAGGAAAAGATAGGGGCCGAGATGGTTATCCCTTTGGGCCTGCAAGCAAAAATGTGTTCTCACCTGAGAGAAGCCTGCCTTCCCAC contains the following coding sequences:
- the SERP2 gene encoding stress-associated endoplasmic reticulum protein 2 isoform X1; its protein translation is MRHKEKWDSRALPSAQAMVAKQRIRMANEKHSKNITQRGNVAKTLRPQEEKYPVGPWLLALFVFVVCGSGRPKTLAFPGDRQNCLEIVTPKVAVTPLRLTSRMFEELGSLGEGLLFHHEGKTEDMPLPRNSCLET
- the SERP2 gene encoding stress-associated endoplasmic reticulum protein 2 isoform X6, which gives rise to MRHKEKWDSRALPSAQAMVAKQRIRMANEKHSKNITQRGNVAKTLRPQEEKYPVGPWLLALFVFVVCGSGPRS
- the SERP2 gene encoding stress-associated endoplasmic reticulum protein 2 isoform X2, which gives rise to MARKWDSRALPSAQAMVAKQRIRMANEKHSKNITQRGNVAKTLRPQEEKYPVGPWLLALFVFVVCGSGRPKTLAFPGDRQNCLEIVTPKVAVTPLRLTSRMFEELGSLGEGLLFHHEGKTEDMPLPRNSCLET
- the SERP2 gene encoding stress-associated endoplasmic reticulum protein 2 isoform X4, translating into MRHKEKWDSRALPSAQAMVAKQRIRMANEKHSKNITQRGNVAKTLRPQEEKYPVGPWLLALFVFVVCGSEKVRCPEVPRIQPSWVCSQMDKALTQPWAAC
- the SERP2 gene encoding stress-associated endoplasmic reticulum protein 2 isoform X5, which translates into the protein MVAKQRIRMANEKHSKNITQRGNVAKTLRPQEEKYPVGPWLLALFVFVVCGSAIFQIIQSIRMGM